The segment ATTCATTTTTTTCATGCCTATGAATCTGCAATGACTTTCGGATTATCTATAAATAACCCTTCATTATTTATCATCGACTCAGTTACACAACTGTCAAACATGAAGCAATATAATTTTCCTTTTTGTGGAAGTCATACCTTTGGACCAATAACTGTCCCGTTTCTTTCAACTGTTGTTACAATAATACAGGTCCTGAAAACTCTTAGTCCACCCAAGTAATTTGAATAGTAGAATAGAAATAACATGATTACATGATTACCTGATTGATTAGTCCGTGAATCAGTATTATAGCTTCTGTTTCCATTGTTACTGTGTTTGGTATTCTGAACATATCTTGCTGTATAGTAGTTGAGGCCAATGAAGTCGAATGATCCATGTATGGCTTTTGACTGTTCTTTTGTGAATCTTGGTAATCTATTACCAACTAGTGTTCTCATGCTGAGTGGGTAATCTCCCTTAGTTAGAGGATCCATGAACCTGTTCAAATTATCACCAAATTATGTAAACAGTGTCTTAGAAGAATCTTTCTGATTTTGATTTAGAGGAAACTTCATGGACGAAACCTGAAGTCTATCTAGTAAGAACTAAATGAAAACTCACCAGCCATACATAAATTCTAGTGCGCGCTTGGCAGCATCCTTATCTCCCTTGGAATTTGTGTAGGGAATCATCCAATTGCTGACTAGAGTGATTCCTATGCTCCCTTTTTGCTTCTCCTGCATGATTATTAATTATCATTGTAACTGCAAACTATCAAGTATATGGAAATGATTAAATGAGTACTAGTGTTTTCAGTGGTTACTGGTTAGCTATCATAAAAGTTGGATGAACCTTGGAATTCTCGTCTCTTGTCTGAGACACCTTGATGTGCTAGTTTTGTTATCAAACATTGCGTAGAACTCTAGAAAATGTCCAGCACTACCATTATTGTTTATAGGAGCAGATTGTGGCTTTATAGCTTATTTATAGTATCTACTGTCACGTTCTACTTTTGGAGACCTAATTGTGTAAATATTTTCAATTAAATGTAATTAGAAGGTTTGTCACATTATTGATATATCCTCTTTGCATGCCAGAATGCATTTTGTTATGTTATAATTGCATATATTTGATTTGTGTGTCCCGCCCAGGTTAGACCGAGCTCTTCTCCTTGCACAGGAGGAGGCTGATCACTGGATGTTGGCAGGCGCCAAGAGTCTTAGAGGTCTAGTTGCTGTTAGTCATGGTGGATAGCAGCTCCTGTAGTTGTGGTTTTGGTCGTCTCTTTTGTTATGAACAGGCGCATGTGAAAGTATAAAAACCTGAGGTGTGTGTGTTGTGTGGTTTTCGTATTGGCTATTTGAGTCTTCTTTATCCTTTCTTATGTaatgatacgcagctctcctgtGTATTCCAGAAAGTAATAACAATTTGGAAATAAAATCTGTACCTGGTATTTGCCTTTGTACACCTGAACTGCTGCTGCATGAGCTAGAAGTTGGTTATGAGCTACAATATAAGGTTCCCTTCCAGAGTCTCCCGTGCTGCATCCTGAATTTTCCCAAGCAGAGCATCTTCCAGGTGCTAATATACCACTGGCATAACCATTAATACTGAAACTCCAAGGCTCATTGAATGTTATCCAGTGCTTGACTCTGTCCCCAAACTCCCTAAAGCAGATGTTGGCGTAGTCACGGAAGTCTTCTCTGGTAATGATAGCTAAATATAGTAAGGCGTGATTCTTAGTTTGTTCAAATTTGAGTAGCATTGTTATTATTGATCAGAGCAGATAATTTAGGATGCATTAAGGAAGATTTATATGGCATGATTGGTCAAATTTACTTACACAATAAGCTGGCTCAAAAAGCCACCATACTGCTGTTCTAATGCTTGTGGGGAGTCCCAGTGAAAAAGGGTCACGAATGGTTGAATGCCTACATTGTTTAAACATTATGATGCAAAGATATATAATTTTTTGACTATTTGTGTTATGAGTATTTACCTTCTGAAATTAGCTTGTTAATGAAGTTGTTGTAGTATTTGATTCCTTCCATGTTGACCCCTCCACTCAGTTTTCCGTCTGCATCCATGCCATCAATCCATCATTGCATCAACTAGAAGCATAGGTTGATCTATATGTTTAGCTGTTCTCCGTTTGAACTTTATTACCGTTTGATGCAACTCAAAGTAGAAGTCTCCAAATTTTGATATATATAATAGCAGCAATTCCAAATGGTTGGCTAGAATATGTTCAAAGGTGATGGATGTTTGCTGCAGATCAAAGTTAAAGTCTCCAAAATATTTTACTATAGCAGTTCTAAGTGGTTGGCTAGGATATGTTCGAAGGTAATGGGTTTAAGTGCATGCAGCACACATGAGGTCTATTTAATCTCAAGTGGCAAGATTCTTCTACAATTTTCTGAGACATGAAGTGTATGATAATAGGCTAGAAGAATCACTTACTAGGCAGAATTCTTGTCCAAGAAATAGAAAATCTATAGGCATTAAAACCTATATCCTTCATGATTTTGACATCCTCCTGTATTCAGTGAATGGCATCTGATATATGCTGGTAAAATAAAAATGTATTGGTTGCTAGGATGGTCATTTTTTGACAATACCTGGTAACGGTGATATGAATCAATTGCCATGTCTCCATTGCTTCCATCTGCTATCTTCTCTGTTGAGAAATTATTGGGGCTTAGAACAAGAATCATGGTCTGGACTATGGATCTGAACAAACTGTTGAGATCTCTATTTAGGATTTTATTTGATATACGTTAGGTTAGATGGAGCATTGTTTTCAGGAAATTGTATAGTTAACTGCCTCGTGCGCTCTAGTGAGTTGTACTAGTTTGGACTCTTTGGCTTCTGAATAGACATCCCCATAGATTGGATTCAGCATgttcttttcctttttgtttgttGCTGTTTGACATAAAGCAATCAAAGTATTGTTGGCTATAAAAGTTGTCGCTAACATATTGTTTGATTTTGTAGATCCTCATCTTTTCGTTTGTACTTTTTGTCTGTATGTTCTTTTTTCTTAGACTAGTAGGTCAAATCAATTGGTGGTCCTTGGCTCCGATCTTCCCATGGAGTATGCCACTTACCATCCGACACCTATCATACGGCTTTCTAACTCCACTTATTTTTTCTGGCTGTTCTGTTCTGTTGGATCAATAGTAGTCTCAAAGATCTGATAACCTCCCATATTTGTGACAACACGGTTCTGTTTTGAGTTGCTCATCTTTCTCCCCGTATCACATCATATCCTCACCCTAACTTTATCTTCCTAACCGAAACATAGTGCATAGGTACTCTTTGGATACTGCAAGGACAAGACGAGGTAACATGCTAAGATCACATGGTGAACTGAAAGTTCTCGGCATATGGAACCTCTGAACATCAGTTGTTTGATAAGCACAATACAAACAAGTCCTGAATGAACTAAATTTAGTTTTGAACAGATCAACTGAGCAAAGTGATTGTCTGTATTTCTAGGTTTAATCATGTGCCCTTTTGCATTATCTTGAATGTTTAATTGCTCAAGAAATTTGTTTTTCTTGGCAGTAGTTCATTAGTCAATAAACATTAAACAATGTAACCTGCAGGATGCCTGCATGCGATGTCATGGTTTCATTGCCTGATTAGCATACTTTACATGCTGTTGCGGGAAAGCACTTAAGCCCGGCATTCCTATCAAGTTgtattactttatgctatcttCAGTTGATTTTCGACATGTCTGGTTGTCTGGTCGCAAGTTGAGTGACAACTGACAAGATTTACTATTGTTTTTTTCCTTCAAGATT is part of the Sorghum bicolor cultivar BTx623 chromosome 10, Sorghum_bicolor_NCBIv3, whole genome shotgun sequence genome and harbors:
- the LOC8072863 gene encoding beta-glucosidase 24 isoform X2 codes for the protein MSRLALLLLFALPFLVVVSAVKASSNVSRSQFPKGFLFGTASSAYQYEGAVREGGRGPSIWDTYTHTHPEKIADGSNGDMAIDSYHRYQEDVKIMKDIGFNAYRFSISWTRILPNGKLSGGVNMEGIKYYNNFINKLISEGIQPFVTLFHWDSPQALEQQYGGFLSQLIVEDFRDYANICFREFGDRVKHWITFNEPWSFSINGYASGILAPGRCSAWENSGCSTGDSGREPYIVAHNQLLAHAAAVQVYKGKYQEKQKGSIGITLVSNWMIPYTNSKGDKDAAKRALEFMYGWFMDPLTKGDYPLSMRTLVGNRLPRFTKEQSKAIHGSFDFIGLNYYTARYVQNTKHSNNGNRSYNTDSRTNQSVERNGTVIGPKAGSPWLYIYPKGIEELLLYTKKKYNNPTIYITENGVDEINNVNIPLQEALVDNTRIEFYRQHLFHIKRALEEGTNVRGYFAWSLLDNFEWMDGYTVRFGINYIDYRDGLKRYPKSSSKWFQNFLHK
- the LOC8072863 gene encoding beta-glucosidase 24 isoform X1, whose translation is MSRLALLLLFALPFLVVVSAVKASSNVSRSQFPKGFLFGTASSAYQYEGAVREGGRGPSIWDTYTHTHPEKIADGSNGDMAIDSYHRYQEDVKIMKDIGFNAYRFSISWTRILPNGKLSGGVNMEGIKYYNNFINKLISEGIQPFVTLFHWDSPQALEQQYGGFLSQLIVEDFRDYANICFREFGDRVKHWITFNEPWSFSINGYASGILAPGRCSAWENSGCSTGDSGREPYIVAHNQLLAHAAAVQVYKGKYQEKQKGSIGITLVSNWMIPYTNSKGDKDAAKRALEFMYGWFMDPLTKGDYPLSMRTLVGNRLPRFTKEQSKAIHGSFDFIGLNYYTARYVQNTKHSNNGNRSYNTDSRTNQSGNHVIMLFLFYYSNYLGGLRVFRTCIIVTTVERNGTVIGPKAGSPWLYIYPKGIEELLLYTKKKYNNPTIYITENGVDEINNVNIPLQEALVDNTRIEFYRQHLFHIKRALEEGTNVRGYFAWSLLDNFEWMDGYTVRFGINYIDYRDGLKRYPKSSSKWFQNFLHK
- the LOC8072863 gene encoding beta-glucosidase 24 isoform X3, translated to MSRLALLLLFALPFLVVVSAVKASSNVSRSQFPKGFLFGTASSAYQYEGAVREGGRGPSIWDTYTHTHPEKIADGSNGDMAIDSYHRYQEDVKIMKDIGFNAYRFSISWTRILPNGKLSGGVNMEGIKYYNNFINKLISEGIQPFVTLFHWDSPQALEQQYGGFLSQLIVEDFRDYANICFREFGDRVKHWITFNEPWSFSINGYASGILAPGRCSAWENSGCSTGDSGREPYIVAHNQLLAHAAAVQVYKGKYQEKQKGSIGITLVSNWMIPYTNSKGDKDAAKRALEFMYGWFMDPLTKGDYPLSMRTLVGNRLPRFTKEQSKAIHGSFDFIGLNYYTARYVQNTKHSNNGNRSYNTDSRTNQSGWISLALHLSKRNRRTPAIHQEEIQQSYNLHHRKRFNCLTTFYISLFCGLLRNPGQ